In a single window of the Streptomyces sp. NBC_00094 genome:
- a CDS encoding carbohydrate ABC transporter permease, with protein sequence MSTDTLPAKEAAAPAAASPAGRHTLRSKRRRDALRTAAFMSPWLIGFGFFFAYPLISTLYFSFMRYDGLNPPTWRGLENWTYVFTAFPKFWPALQNTLWLGVVMVVCRVLFGLGIGMLITRIKTGAGVFRTLFYLPYLAPPVAATLAFVFLLNPGTGPVNSLLEAVGIPAPSWFNDAAWAKPALTVLAVWGVGDLMVIFMAALLDVPKEQYEAAELDGASAWQRFRFVTLPNISPIILFAVVTGIIGAMQYYTQPIVASKVASGVMGGSGVTFEPGYPDDSTLTLPQLIYSLGFSQFNYGAACVVALVLFAFSMAFTALLMRRRGGLIGSGD encoded by the coding sequence ATGAGCACGGACACCCTGCCCGCGAAGGAGGCGGCCGCCCCGGCCGCCGCCTCCCCCGCCGGGCGGCACACGCTGCGGTCGAAGCGCAGGCGCGACGCGCTTCGCACCGCGGCGTTCATGTCGCCCTGGCTGATCGGATTCGGCTTCTTCTTCGCCTACCCGCTGATCTCCACCCTGTACTTCTCTTTCATGCGGTACGACGGTCTCAACCCGCCGACCTGGCGGGGCCTGGAGAACTGGACGTACGTCTTCACGGCCTTCCCCAAGTTCTGGCCGGCCCTGCAGAACACGCTCTGGCTCGGTGTCGTCATGGTCGTCTGCCGGGTGCTCTTCGGCCTCGGCATCGGCATGCTGATCACCAGGATCAAGACGGGTGCGGGGGTCTTCCGGACCCTCTTCTACCTGCCGTACCTGGCCCCGCCGGTCGCCGCCACGCTCGCCTTCGTCTTCCTGCTCAACCCCGGCACCGGACCGGTCAACTCGCTCCTGGAGGCGGTCGGCATCCCCGCCCCCTCCTGGTTCAACGACGCGGCCTGGGCCAAGCCCGCCCTCACCGTCCTCGCCGTGTGGGGCGTCGGTGACCTCATGGTCATCTTCATGGCCGCGCTGCTCGACGTACCGAAGGAGCAGTACGAGGCCGCCGAGCTGGACGGCGCCTCCGCCTGGCAGCGGTTCCGCTTCGTCACGCTGCCGAACATCTCGCCGATCATCCTCTTCGCCGTGGTGACCGGGATCATCGGCGCGATGCAGTACTACACCCAGCCGATCGTGGCCTCCAAGGTCGCCTCGGGCGTGATGGGCGGCTCCGGCGTCACCTTCGAACCGGGCTACCCCGACGACTCCACCCTGACCCTGCCGCAGCTGATCTACAGCCTCGGCTTCAGCCAGTTCAACTACGGCGCGGCCTGCGTGGTGGCGCTGGTGCTCTTCGCCTTCTCCATGGCCTTCACCGCCCTGCTCATGCGCAGGCGCGGCGGCCTGATCGGCTCGGGTGACTGA
- a CDS encoding ROK family transcriptional regulator, whose amino-acid sequence MAGTTPGTPGTPRVLRAMNDRAALDLLLEHGPLSRTRIGKLTGLSKPTASQLLARLEAAGLVVATGTTAGRPGPNAQLYAVNARAAYAAGLDVNQHRIHAAVADITGRIVGEYELRTPGRTATGVVHQVTDALDGAVKAAGITPAEVRRLVIGTPGAFDPATGRLRYASHLPGWHSPTLLEELAAALPMPFEYENDVNLVAVAEQRVGAARGHTDFALLWNEEGLGAALVLGGRLHRGFTGGAGEVGFLPVPGTPLVRQVAKANSGGYQELAGVQAVPRLARAAGIETPDQPYVAVASGLLARAAETHEDDSRYAELLDRYAERVATGLASLVAVLDPELIVLSGDVLVAGGEPLRARVQSELAELAASRPRLVLTSVPRRPVLRGALENALATTRDEVFDTSR is encoded by the coding sequence ATGGCCGGTACGACCCCGGGAACCCCCGGTACTCCGCGCGTGCTGCGCGCCATGAACGACCGCGCCGCCCTCGACCTGCTCCTCGAACACGGCCCGCTCTCGCGGACCCGGATCGGCAAGCTCACCGGCCTGTCCAAGCCGACCGCCTCCCAGCTGCTCGCCCGGCTCGAAGCCGCCGGGCTCGTCGTCGCCACCGGCACCACCGCGGGCCGGCCCGGACCGAACGCCCAGCTCTACGCGGTCAACGCACGAGCCGCGTACGCCGCCGGACTCGACGTCAACCAGCACCGCATCCACGCCGCCGTCGCCGACATCACCGGCCGGATCGTCGGCGAGTACGAGCTCCGCACCCCCGGCCGTACCGCCACCGGCGTCGTCCACCAGGTCACCGACGCCCTCGACGGAGCCGTCAAGGCCGCCGGGATCACCCCCGCCGAGGTGCGGCGCCTGGTCATCGGCACCCCCGGCGCCTTCGACCCGGCCACCGGACGGCTGCGGTACGCGTCCCATCTGCCCGGCTGGCACTCCCCCACCCTCCTGGAGGAGCTGGCCGCCGCCCTGCCCATGCCGTTCGAGTACGAGAACGACGTCAACCTCGTCGCCGTCGCCGAGCAGCGCGTGGGCGCGGCCCGTGGCCACACGGACTTCGCCCTGCTGTGGAACGAGGAGGGCCTCGGCGCCGCCCTCGTCCTCGGCGGGCGGCTGCACCGCGGCTTCACCGGCGGCGCGGGCGAGGTCGGCTTCCTGCCCGTCCCCGGCACCCCGCTGGTCCGGCAGGTCGCCAAGGCCAACTCGGGCGGCTACCAGGAGCTCGCGGGCGTCCAGGCGGTGCCCCGGCTCGCCCGGGCCGCCGGCATCGAGACCCCCGATCAGCCGTACGTGGCAGTGGCGTCCGGGCTGCTCGCCCGGGCCGCCGAGACCCACGAGGACGACTCCCGGTACGCGGAACTGCTCGACCGGTACGCCGAGCGCGTCGCCACGGGTCTCGCCTCGCTCGTCGCCGTCCTCGACCCCGAGCTGATCGTGCTCTCCGGTGACGTCCTCGTCGCCGGCGGAGAGCCCCTCCGCGCCCGCGTCCAGTCCGAGCTCGCCGAGCTCGCGGCCTCCCGCCCGAGGCTCGTCCTCACCTCCGTACCCCGGCGTCCCGTGCTGCGCGGCGCCCTCGAAAACGCCCTCGCCACCACGCGCGACGAGGTCTTCGACACCTCGCGCTGA
- a CDS encoding ABC transporter substrate-binding protein codes for MPVRPRRALAALAATASVALFASACTGSANNAASDDPKAETTITFWHGWSAPAEVKAIEDSIDGFEKAHPNIKVKVVGNINDDKLGQALRAGGSNGPDVVSSFTTANVGKFCHSGALADLKPFIEKDKLDLDTIFPKVLQEYTQFEGKRCTLPLLSDAYGLFYNKDAFEKAGIKAPPKTWSEFTEVAKKLTKAKGDSYEQLGFMPNYLGYETVVSHYMSQWDHTYFDESGKSNVAKDPAFAEMMTYQKSLVDALGGFKKLDKYRTTFGDEWGAKHPFHTGQVAMQLDGEWRLNFVKDAKVGFEVGVAPLPVADDEVAEYGKGYLSGTIMGIAPQSKKQNAAWELVKYMTTDTEAVVNFANGIGNVPSTLEALKSPNLKFDARFKTFLDIAQHPQSTTSDGAVNGSAYQETLSDLAQKYEKGQVTDLKKGLADTAAQIDRDIAQAK; via the coding sequence ATGCCCGTACGCCCGCGCAGAGCCCTCGCCGCGCTCGCCGCCACCGCCTCCGTCGCCCTCTTCGCCTCCGCCTGTACGGGCTCCGCGAACAACGCGGCCTCCGACGACCCCAAGGCCGAGACCACCATCACCTTCTGGCACGGCTGGTCCGCGCCGGCCGAGGTCAAGGCCATCGAGGACAGCATCGACGGCTTCGAGAAGGCCCACCCGAACATCAAGGTGAAGGTCGTCGGCAACATCAACGACGACAAGCTCGGCCAGGCGCTGCGCGCGGGCGGCTCCAACGGGCCCGACGTGGTCTCCTCGTTCACGACGGCCAACGTCGGCAAGTTCTGCCACTCGGGCGCGCTCGCCGACCTCAAGCCCTTCATCGAGAAGGACAAGCTGGACCTCGACACGATCTTCCCGAAGGTCCTGCAGGAGTACACCCAGTTCGAGGGCAAGCGCTGCACGCTGCCGCTGCTCTCCGACGCGTACGGCCTCTTCTACAACAAGGACGCCTTCGAGAAGGCCGGCATCAAGGCCCCGCCGAAGACCTGGTCCGAGTTCACCGAGGTCGCCAAGAAGCTCACCAAGGCCAAGGGCGACTCGTACGAGCAGCTCGGCTTCATGCCGAACTACCTCGGCTACGAGACCGTGGTCTCCCACTACATGTCGCAGTGGGACCACACGTACTTCGACGAGAGCGGCAAGTCCAACGTCGCCAAGGACCCGGCGTTCGCCGAGATGATGACGTACCAGAAGTCGCTGGTGGACGCCCTCGGCGGCTTCAAGAAGCTCGACAAGTACCGCACGACGTTCGGTGACGAGTGGGGCGCCAAGCACCCCTTCCACACCGGCCAGGTCGCCATGCAGCTGGATGGTGAGTGGCGGCTGAACTTCGTCAAGGACGCCAAGGTCGGCTTCGAGGTCGGCGTCGCGCCGCTGCCGGTCGCGGACGACGAGGTCGCCGAGTACGGCAAGGGCTACCTCTCCGGCACGATCATGGGCATCGCGCCGCAGAGCAAGAAGCAGAACGCGGCCTGGGAGCTGGTCAAGTACATGACCACGGACACCGAGGCCGTGGTGAACTTCGCCAACGGCATCGGCAACGTGCCCTCCACCCTGGAGGCCCTGAAGTCCCCGAACCTGAAGTTCGACGCGCGCTTCAAGACCTTCCTGGACATCGCCCAGCACCCGCAGTCCACCACCTCGGACGGCGCCGTGAACGGCTCCGCCTACCAGGAGACCCTCTCCGACCTCGCCCAGAAGTACGAGAAGGGCCAGGTCACGGACCTCAAGAAGGGCCTCGCGGACACCGCGGCCCAGATCGACCGTGACATCGCCCAGGCGAAGTGA
- a CDS encoding beta-N-acetylglucosaminidase domain-containing protein: MHLGRRKRTATAVAAAVIGGLLGGAAPGAVQAAPVPPSADAPATTPTGPAATATATAGPSPSGTSGATRVPASASSSGGVSEAEVPAVWPRPQSLAGRGPAVRLGDEVTLLADDDADPYALAALRELLAAAGVRTVHTGLPGGGPVFRVAGPSGEAAEEALAALRVPERLDLPRGGYRLATGRVQGRDTVVLDGVGDDGLFHAVQTLRQLIGTGREVPGVVVRDWPGTAERGLTEGFYGRPWTREQRLAQIDFLGRTKQNRYLYAPGDDPYRQAQWREPYPAEQQAEFRALAERARAHHVTLGWAVAPAQSMCLSSGADMAALTRKFDAMWALGVRSFQLQFPDAGYGEWHCSKDADTFGRDAGGAAAAHARVANAVARHLAERYPDAEPLTVLPTEYYQDGATAYRTELAGALDADVRVAWTGVGVVPRTITGGELAGAREALGHPLVTMDNYPVNDYAQDRLFLGPSTGRDPAVAAGSAAFLAHAMEQPAASRIPLFTAADYAWNPKGYRPQESWRAAVDDLAGPDPDAREALRALAGNDASSILDPKGESAYLKPLLAAFRSSRTSTDTVVKEKAARELRAAFTVMRGAPERLAATADGALDDETGPWLEQLSRYGLAGETAVDMLLAQTRGDGAAAWQAQLRLEPLREALEASPVTVGSGVLDPFLTRAVAESEAWTGADRTPARQAERAPDSYTVRLDRARPVEALTVLSEPSTRAGTGAGAGARVEAYVPGEGWRPLGPLSVSGWTQTELKGLRADALRVVWDGEGPAPEVRSLVPWFADGPRAGLTLARTETDAEIGGPAQRVDVELSGLRAGEVRGPMTAKAPKGIAIRLPKQAVVERGARTTVPLEVSVGADVPAGSYRVPVSFAGEERVLTVRAFPRTAGPDLARAATASSSGDETPDFPAASAVDGDAATRWSSPAEDGSWWQVELAEPARIGQVVLHWQDAYASRYRVQVSADGRVWRTAATVSDGRGGRESVRMDATDTRFLRVQGEARATPYGYSLWSVETYAVAPQDPPGKPGTPEQPKEPEQPSEATPAPTPTPTPEDRDTP, from the coding sequence GTGCACCTCGGGCGCAGGAAGCGGACGGCGACGGCGGTCGCCGCCGCCGTCATCGGCGGGCTCCTCGGCGGCGCGGCCCCGGGCGCGGTGCAGGCGGCCCCCGTGCCGCCGTCGGCCGACGCGCCCGCGACGACCCCGACGGGCCCGGCGGCGACGGCGACGGCCACCGCGGGCCCCTCTCCGAGCGGGACTTCCGGGGCCACGCGCGTGCCCGCGTCCGCGTCCTCGTCCGGCGGGGTCTCCGAGGCCGAGGTGCCCGCCGTCTGGCCCCGTCCGCAGTCACTGGCCGGCCGCGGTCCCGCCGTACGCCTCGGGGACGAGGTGACGCTGCTCGCGGACGACGACGCCGATCCGTATGCCCTCGCCGCCCTGCGGGAACTGCTGGCGGCCGCCGGGGTACGGACCGTCCACACCGGGCTCCCGGGCGGGGGCCCGGTCTTCCGGGTCGCGGGTCCCTCGGGCGAGGCCGCGGAGGAGGCCCTGGCGGCCCTGCGCGTGCCCGAACGGCTCGATCTGCCGCGCGGCGGCTACCGGCTCGCGACGGGCCGCGTCCAGGGGCGGGACACGGTAGTCCTGGACGGGGTCGGCGACGACGGGCTGTTCCACGCCGTCCAGACGCTGCGTCAGCTGATCGGCACCGGGCGGGAGGTCCCCGGGGTCGTCGTGCGCGACTGGCCCGGCACGGCCGAGCGCGGCCTCACCGAGGGCTTCTACGGCCGGCCCTGGACCCGGGAGCAGCGCCTCGCGCAGATCGACTTCCTGGGCCGTACCAAGCAGAACCGCTATCTGTACGCGCCCGGCGACGACCCGTACCGCCAGGCGCAGTGGCGCGAGCCCTACCCGGCCGAGCAGCAGGCGGAGTTCCGCGCGCTCGCCGAGCGGGCCCGGGCCCACCACGTGACGCTCGGCTGGGCCGTGGCGCCCGCCCAGTCCATGTGCCTGTCCTCCGGCGCCGACATGGCCGCGCTGACGCGGAAGTTCGACGCGATGTGGGCGCTGGGGGTGCGCTCCTTCCAGCTCCAGTTCCCGGACGCCGGCTACGGCGAGTGGCACTGCTCGAAGGACGCCGACACCTTCGGGCGGGACGCCGGGGGCGCCGCCGCGGCGCACGCGCGCGTGGCGAACGCCGTCGCCCGTCACCTCGCCGAGCGGTACCCGGACGCCGAGCCGCTGACGGTGCTGCCGACGGAGTACTACCAGGACGGCGCGACCGCCTACCGCACGGAGCTCGCCGGGGCCCTCGACGCGGACGTACGGGTCGCGTGGACGGGCGTCGGGGTCGTCCCCCGCACGATCACCGGCGGCGAGCTCGCCGGGGCCCGCGAGGCGCTGGGCCACCCGCTGGTCACGATGGACAACTACCCGGTCAACGACTACGCGCAGGACCGGCTGTTCCTCGGCCCCTCCACCGGCCGGGACCCGGCCGTGGCCGCCGGGTCCGCCGCCTTCCTCGCGCACGCCATGGAGCAGCCCGCGGCCTCCCGCATCCCGCTCTTCACCGCCGCGGACTACGCCTGGAACCCGAAGGGCTACCGGCCGCAGGAGTCCTGGCGTGCCGCCGTCGACGACCTGGCGGGCCCGGACCCGGACGCCCGCGAGGCGCTGCGGGCGCTCGCCGGGAACGACGCCTCCTCGATCCTCGACCCGAAGGGCGAATCGGCCTACCTGAAGCCGCTCCTGGCCGCTTTCCGGTCCTCGCGCACGAGCACCGACACCGTGGTGAAGGAGAAGGCGGCGCGTGAACTGCGGGCCGCGTTCACCGTGATGCGCGGGGCCCCCGAGCGGCTCGCGGCCACCGCAGACGGCGCCCTGGACGACGAGACGGGCCCGTGGCTGGAGCAGCTCTCGCGGTACGGCCTCGCGGGCGAGACCGCGGTCGACATGCTGCTGGCCCAGACGCGCGGCGACGGCGCGGCGGCCTGGCAGGCGCAGTTGCGCCTCGAACCGCTGCGGGAGGCCCTGGAGGCCTCCCCGGTGACGGTCGGCTCGGGGGTCCTCGACCCCTTCCTCACGCGCGCGGTGGCCGAGTCGGAGGCCTGGACCGGCGCCGACAGGACCCCGGCGCGGCAGGCGGAGCGCGCCCCCGACTCGTACACCGTGCGGCTGGACCGGGCGCGGCCCGTGGAGGCCCTGACGGTGCTGAGCGAGCCGAGCACGCGCGCGGGTACGGGTGCGGGCGCGGGCGCACGCGTGGAGGCGTACGTCCCCGGGGAGGGCTGGAGGCCGCTCGGCCCCCTGTCGGTCTCCGGCTGGACGCAGACCGAGTTGAAGGGGCTGCGCGCGGACGCGCTGCGGGTCGTGTGGGACGGCGAGGGGCCCGCCCCCGAGGTGCGCTCGCTGGTGCCGTGGTTCGCGGACGGGCCGCGCGCCGGACTCACGTTGGCCCGCACGGAGACCGACGCGGAGATCGGCGGCCCCGCGCAGCGCGTGGACGTCGAACTGTCGGGGCTGCGCGCGGGCGAGGTGCGCGGGCCGATGACGGCGAAGGCCCCGAAGGGGATCGCGATCCGGCTCCCGAAGCAGGCCGTGGTGGAGCGCGGCGCCCGGACGACCGTCCCGCTGGAGGTGTCGGTGGGCGCGGACGTGCCGGCCGGCTCGTACCGGGTGCCGGTGTCGTTCGCGGGCGAGGAGCGGGTGCTGACCGTGCGGGCGTTCCCCCGAACGGCGGGCCCGGACCTGGCGCGCGCGGCGACGGCCTCCTCCTCGGGCGACGAGACCCCGGACTTCCCCGCCGCGTCGGCGGTGGACGGCGACGCGGCGACCCGCTGGTCCTCCCCTGCGGAGGACGGCTCCTGGTGGCAGGTCGAGCTGGCCGAGCCCGCCCGGATAGGGCAGGTGGTGCTGCACTGGCAGGACGCGTACGCCTCGCGCTACCGCGTCCAGGTCTCGGCCGACGGCCGCGTCTGGCGCACGGCGGCGACCGTCTCGGACGGGCGGGGCGGCCGGGAGTCGGTCCGGATGGACGCGACGGACACGCGCTTCCTGCGGGTGCAGGGGGAGGCACGGGCGACCCCGTACGGCTACTCGCTCTGGTCGGTGGAGACGTATGCGGTGGCCCCGCAGGACCCGCCGGGGAAGCCGGGGACGCCGGAGCAGCCGAAGGAGCCGGAGCAGCCGTCGGAGGCGACTCCCGCCCCCACGCCCACGCCCACGCCCGAGGACCGGGACACCCCCTGA
- a CDS encoding mechanosensitive ion channel family protein produces MFWSALAAATDPQPLPVTLDEATEQATNAASWVEENWSTWLNTGLRILLILVVALLLRMAVRRALTKLIDRMNRSAQAVEGTALGGLLVNTERRRQRSEAIGSVLRSVASFLILGTAGLMILGAFKIDLAPLLASAGVAGVAIGFGARNLVTDFLSGVFMILEDQYGVGDSVDAGVASGEVVEVGLRVTKLRGVDGEIWYVRNGEIKRIGNLSQGWATAGVDVTVRPTEDLEQVRSVITEAAESMAKEEPWNERLWGPVEVLGLSEVLLDSMTVRVSAKTMPGKALGVERELRWRIKRGLDEAGIRIVGGVPAQAEESAADPTAGMSAPSAFASTTSPQSAAATPLPRTDLTK; encoded by the coding sequence GTGTTCTGGTCCGCCCTTGCGGCTGCCACCGATCCCCAACCCCTTCCGGTGACCCTGGACGAGGCGACGGAGCAGGCCACGAACGCGGCGAGCTGGGTGGAGGAGAACTGGTCCACCTGGCTGAACACCGGGCTGCGCATCCTGCTGATCCTGGTCGTCGCGCTGCTGCTGCGGATGGCCGTCCGCCGTGCCCTGACGAAGCTGATCGACCGTATGAACCGCTCGGCGCAGGCGGTGGAGGGGACGGCCCTCGGCGGTCTCCTCGTCAACACCGAGCGGCGGCGGCAGCGGTCCGAGGCGATCGGTTCGGTCCTGCGTTCGGTCGCGTCGTTCCTGATCCTGGGCACGGCCGGGCTGATGATCCTCGGCGCCTTCAAGATCGACCTGGCGCCGCTGCTGGCCTCGGCCGGTGTGGCCGGTGTGGCGATCGGCTTCGGCGCCCGGAACCTGGTGACGGACTTCCTGTCCGGTGTCTTCATGATCCTGGAGGACCAGTACGGGGTCGGTGACTCGGTCGACGCGGGCGTGGCCTCCGGCGAGGTCGTCGAGGTCGGGCTGCGCGTGACGAAGCTCCGCGGGGTGGACGGCGAGATCTGGTACGTACGCAACGGCGAGATCAAGCGCATAGGGAATCTGAGCCAGGGCTGGGCGACGGCGGGCGTGGACGTGACCGTCCGGCCGACGGAGGACCTGGAGCAGGTCCGGTCGGTGATCACCGAGGCGGCGGAGTCCATGGCGAAGGAGGAGCCGTGGAACGAGCGCCTGTGGGGGCCGGTCGAGGTGCTCGGTCTGAGTGAGGTGCTGCTCGACTCGATGACGGTCCGGGTCTCGGCGAAGACGATGCCGGGCAAGGCGCTGGGCGTGGAGCGCGAGCTGCGCTGGCGCATCAAGCGGGGCCTGGACGAGGCCGGCATCCGGATCGTGGGCGGGGTCCCGGCGCAGGCGGAGGAGTCCGCGGCCGACCCGACGGCGGGCATGTCGGCCCCGTCGGCGTTCGCCTCGACGACCTCGCCGCAGTCGGCGGCGGCGACTCCGCTGCCGAGGACGGACCTCACCAAGTAG
- a CDS encoding HNH endonuclease yields the protein MPHVLVLNASYEPLGVVPLRRALVLVLENKALCIEESGAFLHSETQVLPAPSVVRLKRFVRVPYRGPVPLTRRALFARDGGRCVYCGGVATSVDHVVPRSRGGTHAWENVVAACRRCNHVKADRHLREIGWRLRHQPAPPTGLAWRIIGTGHRDPRWLPYLQPYGAEDVMARIDSVADAPVGALTTG from the coding sequence GTGCCGCATGTCCTGGTCCTCAACGCGTCGTACGAGCCGCTCGGCGTCGTACCGCTCCGCCGCGCACTCGTCCTCGTACTGGAGAACAAGGCTCTCTGTATCGAGGAATCCGGCGCCTTCCTGCACAGCGAGACCCAAGTCCTCCCCGCTCCCAGCGTGGTGCGACTGAAGCGCTTCGTGCGGGTCCCCTACCGGGGGCCCGTTCCCTTGACCCGCAGAGCCCTCTTCGCCCGCGACGGCGGGCGCTGCGTGTACTGCGGGGGCGTCGCGACGAGCGTCGACCACGTCGTCCCGCGCAGCAGAGGGGGCACGCACGCCTGGGAGAACGTGGTGGCGGCCTGCCGCCGCTGCAACCACGTCAAAGCCGACCGGCACCTGCGCGAGATCGGCTGGCGGCTACGGCACCAACCGGCCCCGCCGACCGGCCTGGCCTGGCGGATCATCGGGACCGGACACCGGGACCCCCGCTGGCTGCCCTACCTCCAGCCGTACGGTGCCGAGGACGTGATGGCCCGGATCGACTCCGTCGCGGACGCCCCTGTGGGGGCGCTGACGACGGGTTGA